One Senegalia massiliensis genomic window, TGCTGATATTTGTAGTAATAAATGCTATATTAACCACAATAAATTATTTTTTCAAACCAAACTTTATACAGGAAAATAAATGGCTAAATAAAGTATTAGTTGCTACTCCATTATATTTAGTGAGTAGAATAATAGGAGCAATAGTTATTGTAATGGTGTTTTTCCAATTAGGTCCTGAAGCAGTTATTTCAGGTAGTACTGGTGGGACTATGTTAGACCTGACTATGTCATTGGTATCTGTACTTTTAGTAATATCATATACCATGCCACTTATAACTGACTTTGGAATAATGGAATTTTCAGGTGTATTAATAAGAAGTTTGGTGAAACCATTATTTACAGTGCCAGGAAGATCTGCAGTAGATTTAATGACATCTTGGTTTGGAGCTTCAAATGCAGCAGTACTTTTAACGGAAAGACAATATAATACAGGTTATTATTCTGGAAGAGAAGCGGCAGTTATAATGACTAATTTCTCTCTTGTATCAATTCCTTTTTGTTATATAGTAGCTACGATAATAGGTATAGAAAATTTGTTTACACCTTTTTATTTAACTATAGTAGTTGTAGGATTTATACTTGCGGCAATAATACCTAGAATACCACCATTGAATAAAGTAACAGAAGATTATAATAAAGAAACTGGAAAAGTCATAAACGAAACTGTTCCTCAAGGCAAAAGTAAATTTGCATATGCAGTAGAAACAGCTTCATTAAGAGCAAAAGATACTACATTTTCAGATGTAATTAAACAAGGGAATGATATGTTTTTTAGCGTTATTTTTGGTCTCGCACCAATTATACTTTCCTGGGGAACTATATCACTTATATTAGTAGAATTCACTCCAGTATTTAATATACTTGCATATCCATTTGGATTTTATTTAGATATATTAGGTGTAGAAGGAGCATTTGAATTATCACCTGCTACATTAGTTGGATTTGCAGATATGTTTATACCAGGACTTATCTTAGCACCATCTAAAATAATTGAAACTAAATTCATATTAGGTATACTATCACTTGTACAAATAATATATCTTACTGAAGTTGGAGTAATAATAATAAATTCTAAAGTTCCAATTGGATTTAAAGAGTTATTGTTTGTATTTTTAGAAAGAACTGTAATAGCTATACCATTAATAGTATTAATGACAAAGTTATTATTATAATATAAGATTAGACTCAGTTTAAACTGAGTCTAATCTTATATTAATTTTAATTCAGTTGAGATAGCTTCTGTAGTAGATTTTAACTTATCTTCTAAGAATTCTAAATTTTTATATTGTAGTCTTGTAGTAGGACCAGATATACTAATTCCTGCATTTATATCTTCATTTTTATCTTTTATAGGACTTGCAAGACAAGTTAATCCATATTCATATTCTTCGTTATCATGAGCAATAGAGGTATCTATAATATTTCGTTTATCATAATTAAATTGTTGTACATTGGTTATAGTATTGATAGTTCTTTTAGAAATATTTGAATTAAAATACTCACTAAGTTCTTTGTCAGTAAATTCCGCTAAAAATAATTTACCAATAGAAGAACAATGAAGAGGCGTTATAGGTATTAATTTTGAAACTAATATAGAAGACTCACCTTCAATACTTTTTAAAATTAAAATATTATCTTTATATTTCATTCCTAGATTTATAGTCTCTCCTATATCTTCAGAAAGTTTTTTCATATATGGAGTTGAAATAGATACTATATCAAATTGGTTTTTTGATTTCTCCCCATATTTAATATGAGATTTTCCTAGTATATACTTACCATCATCATTTACTTTTTCTACTGCATCCCATTTTTCAAGTGTAGATAAAATTCTAAAGACAGTAGCTTTAGGTAAATCTAAGTCTTTAGAAATAGTAGATACACCAACTTCTTCAGTATTATTATAAATATACTCAATTATATTCATAGCTCTATCTACCATTGTTATTATATTTATATCATTCATAATACTCCACCTTTATATATATTTCTATTATAATAATATCAGAAAATACCAAAAAATGATATAATGAGAATCTATTATGATTTATAAAATATAATATTAGGAGAATAGATATGAACAAAGTATGGATTTCAATTATAGTTGTTTTACTATTAATAGTATTTCTAT contains:
- a CDS encoding IclR family transcriptional regulator, producing the protein MNDINIITMVDRAMNIIEYIYNNTEEVGVSTISKDLDLPKATVFRILSTLEKWDAVEKVNDDGKYILGKSHIKYGEKSKNQFDIVSISTPYMKKLSEDIGETINLGMKYKDNILILKSIEGESSILVSKLIPITPLHCSSIGKLFLAEFTDKELSEYFNSNISKRTINTITNVQQFNYDKRNIIDTSIAHDNEEYEYGLTCLASPIKDKNEDINAGISISGPTTRLQYKNLEFLEDKLKSTTEAISTELKLI
- a CDS encoding YjiH family protein, yielding MSDSDIGKIEKSNVRATDVVKFAIFSLIGALLFLFPIKYGNSFNIPVGIGIDFVKGYIHEYTKYIMLIFVVINAILTTINYFFKPNFIQENKWLNKVLVATPLYLVSRIIGAIVIVMVFFQLGPEAVISGSTGGTMLDLTMSLVSVLLVISYTMPLITDFGIMEFSGVLIRSLVKPLFTVPGRSAVDLMTSWFGASNAAVLLTERQYNTGYYSGREAAVIMTNFSLVSIPFCYIVATIIGIENLFTPFYLTIVVVGFILAAIIPRIPPLNKVTEDYNKETGKVINETVPQGKSKFAYAVETASLRAKDTTFSDVIKQGNDMFFSVIFGLAPIILSWGTISLILVEFTPVFNILAYPFGFYLDILGVEGAFELSPATLVGFADMFIPGLILAPSKIIETKFILGILSLVQIIYLTEVGVIIINSKVPIGFKELLFVFLERTVIAIPLIVLMTKLLL